One segment of Erigeron canadensis isolate Cc75 chromosome 2, C_canadensis_v1, whole genome shotgun sequence DNA contains the following:
- the LOC122588655 gene encoding phragmoplastin interacting protein 1: MVLSNKKLKQILRALPSKEESQPNINNDPQTPHQILATQKPILTKREIRRRRKVETPQNLEKSLDLEKKESESKDGGLKEINNKKRKREKDEDLGEKKTSKKKNKKKKTKKKKVKVEESVKKENVENEEKGKVEVKKEIVKSEEQVKVKMEVEESVKNEFVESEEQVKVKVEEIPTQISKEDESISTKIYVGGIPYYSTVDDIRSFFEGCGSITEIDCLKFPETGKFNGIAMISFRTDAAAKRALTLDGSDMGGLLLKVQPYKANREKKVSDFAPAMLDGYNRIYVGNLSWDMTEDDLKKFFSDCSISSIRLGKDKETGEFRGFAHVDFSDSLSLTMALKLDQKLLSGRPVRVRCAVPPKSANPSSKSDSTAGKNEGTAKFVHVGASGDMVVDDAARKAKRQTCYECGEKGHHSSSCPNKKAADMSHTDSKTNDIAFYKENDAIGDGMLKRRTCYECGEKGHLSSSCPNKKAANVAYTSYRTDDMVFNNETEEADHTSDGKLKRRSCYECGEKGHLSSSCPKKQATDVANTGRGTFASVVAADINGNDYNMVNSVSDGKLRRRTCYECGERGHLSSACPKKPAAGEVNTIKEPNDDVVKKAELMVVGKDVGDNMASSISDGKLRRRTCYECGERGHLSSLCPKKQAADVANVKNVNDIKVEKANVVIVGKEAGDGMESSVSEGKLRRRTCYECGERGHVSSLCPIKQAADVANSSKDDDAMEVEMVEVVKTTSVASVSSGKIKRRICYECGLKGHLSSLCPNKLQTGLTA, encoded by the exons ATGGTTTTATCAAACAAGAAACTAAAGCAAATTCTAAGAGCCCTTCCATCAAAAGAAGAATCTCAGCCCAATATCAATAATGACCCACAAACCCCCCATCAAATTTTAGCAACCCAGAAACCCATTTTAACTAAAAGAGAAATCCGCCGCCGCCGAAAAGTTGAAACCCCccaaaatcttgaaaaaagtTTGGAtcttgaaaagaaagaaagtgaaaGTAAAGATGGTGGATTGAAAGAAATTAACAAtaagaagagaaagagagagaaagatgaGGACTTGGGTGAAAAAAAGAcaagcaaaaagaaaaataagaaaaagaagacTAAGAAAAAGAAGGTGAAGGTGGAAGAGAGtgtgaaaaaagaaaatgttgaaaatgaaGAGAAAGGTAAGGTGGAGGTGAAAAAGGAAATTGTTAAAAGTGAAGAGCAAGTTAAGGTGAAGATGGAGGTGGAAGAGAGTgtgaaaaatgaatttgttgaAAGTGAAGAGCAAGTTAAGGTTAAGGTGGAGGAAATTCCAACTCAAATTAG TAAAGAAGATGAAAGTATTTCTACGAAGATATATGTTGGAGGCATTCCATACTACTCAACTGTGGATGATATTCGGAGTTTCTTTGAAGGTTGTGGCAGCATAACTGAAATAGACTGTCTCAAGTTTCCTGAGACCGGGAAGTTCAATGGGATTGCCATGATAAGTTTTCGG ACTGATGCTGCAGCAAAGAGAGCGTTGACACTTGATGGTTCAGATAT GGGTGGACTGTTACTCAAGGTTCAACCATATAAGGCTAACAGAGAGAAAAAAGTTTCCGACTTTGCTCCTGCAATGTTGGATGGCTACAACAGGATCTATGTAGGAAATTTGTCATGGGATATGACTGAAGACGATTTAAAGAAATTCTTTTCAGATTGCAGTATATCTTCTATTCGCCTTGGCAAGGACAAAGAAACAGGGGAATTCCGAGGTTTTGCCCATGTGGATTTTTCCGACAGTTTGTCTTTAACAATGGCATTAAAATTGGATCAAAAACTTCTTTCTGGGAGACCTGTGAGAGTTAGGTGTGCGGTCCCACCAAAATCAGCTAACCCAAGCTCAAAATCAGACTCCACTGCCGGTAAAAATGAGGGCACTGCTAAATTTGTGCATGTGGGTGCAAGCGGTGATATGGTTGTTGATGATGCAGCACGAAAAGCAAAGAGGCAAACATGCTACGAGTGCGGTGAAAAGGGCCATCATTCTTCATCATGCCCAAACAAAAAGGCTGCTGATATGTCACACACAGATAGCAAAACTAATGATATAGCGTTTTATAAAGAGAATGATGCCATTGGTGATGGCATGCTGAAAAGGAGGACATGCTATGAGTGTGGTGAAAAGGGTCATCTTTCTTCATCTTGCCCAAATAAAAAGGCTGCAAATGTGGCATACACAAGTTACAGAACTGATGACATGGTATTTAACAATGAGACAGAGGAGGCTGATCACACCAGTGATGGTAAGCTTAAAAGGAGGTCCTGCTATGAGTGTGGTGAAAAGGGACACCTTTCTTCATCTTGCCCGAAAAAGCAAGCTACTGATGTGGCAAACACGGGTAGGGGAACTTTTGCTTCTGTGGTTGCTGCCGATATTAATGGGAATGACTACAATATGGTCAATTCTGTTAGTGACGGTAAGCTACGGAGGAGAACATGCTATGAATGTGGTGAAAGAGGTCATCTATCGTCAGCATGCCCAAAGAAACCAGCTGCTGGTGAGGTAAATACAATAAAGGAACCTAATGACGATGTAGTTAAGAAAGCTGAGCTGATGGTTGTTGGCAAGGATGTTGGTGATAATATGGCGAGTTCCATTAGTGATGGTAAGCTAAGGAGGAGGACATGCTATGAATGTGGTGAACGGGGTCATCTATCATCACTATGCCCAAAGAAACAAGCTGCTGATGTGGCGAATGTAAAGAACGTTAATGACATAAAGGTTGAGAAAGCTAATGTTGTCATTGTTGGCAAGGAAGCTGGTGATGGTATGGAAAGTTCTGTTAGTGAAGGTAAGCTAAGAAGGAGGACATGTTATGAATGTGGTGAAAGGGGTCATGTATCATCATTATGCCCAATTAAACAAGCTGCTGATGTGGCAAATTCAAGCAAGGATGATGATGCCATGGAAGTTGAAATGGTTGAGGTGGTTAAAACTACGTCGGTGGCTTCTGTTAGCAGTGGTAAGATAAAGAGGAGGATTTGTTATGAGTGTGGTTTGAAAGGTCATCTTTCGTCATTGTGTCCCAACAAATTACAAACTGGTTTGACGGCGTAG